In the genome of Carnobacterium pleistocenium FTR1, one region contains:
- a CDS encoding potassium channel family protein — protein sequence MPVKTIGVLGLGVFGSSIAKELSEFNCEIIAVDIDLDNIERIEPYVTQAVQGNITDLNFLRGIGLENCDVVVVATGTSLEASVLAIMNCKKLGIASIIAKAKNKSFMEVLYEIGATKVIRPEKEAGARVAKNFLRKHITDIVDLDEDYAVIEFKPPVRWIGKTFDALNLRQKYEINIIGIRKAGQKRMDVSFSPDYLIEEGTILVGIAESEVFERYDYLNKLK from the coding sequence ATGCCAGTAAAAACAATCGGTGTATTAGGACTTGGAGTCTTTGGATCATCAATTGCCAAAGAATTAAGTGAATTTAATTGTGAAATTATTGCGGTCGATATCGATTTAGACAATATTGAACGCATAGAACCTTATGTAACCCAGGCGGTTCAAGGAAATATTACAGATTTGAATTTTTTAAGAGGTATTGGATTAGAAAATTGTGATGTAGTAGTCGTTGCAACAGGTACGAGTCTAGAAGCTAGTGTTCTAGCTATCATGAACTGTAAAAAACTAGGAATAGCTTCTATTATTGCAAAAGCAAAAAATAAATCTTTTATGGAAGTTCTTTATGAAATCGGAGCAACCAAAGTCATACGCCCTGAAAAAGAAGCGGGAGCACGGGTAGCTAAAAATTTTCTAAGAAAACACATCACTGATATTGTTGATTTAGATGAAGATTATGCAGTTATTGAATTTAAACCGCCCGTTCGTTGGATTGGAAAAACATTCGATGCATTAAATTTACGTCAAAAATATGAGATCAACATTATTGGAATCAGAAAAGCGGGTCAAAAACGGATGGACGTTTCTTTTAGCCCAGATTATCTTATAGAAGAAGGAACGATCCTGGTTGGAATAGCTGAATCAGAAGTATTTGAACGCTATGATTACTTGAATAAATTAAAATAA
- the murB gene encoding UDP-N-acetylmuramate dehydrogenase has product MLIKEIKKQFPNLMIKENESLSFYTYTKTGGPADILVFPKTAEEVKDVVMWVKEEDLPLTVIGKASNLIVKDGGINGVVMILTEMKQIKVENKKMSVQSGARLIDASYAAYESELTGLEFACGIPGSIGGAVYMNAGAYDGEVSEIIESVTVLTREGELKTFDNQDLEFSYRHSRIQEIQDIVLEVVFQLKKGHSADIKERMDELTLLRESKQPLEYPSCGSVFKRPTGYFTGKLIQEAGLQGKIWGGAQVSMKHAGFIVNINHATATDYIELIHHIQTVIFEKNSVRLEAEVRIIGEERFVQKTT; this is encoded by the coding sequence ATGTTAATCAAAGAAATTAAGAAACAGTTCCCAAATCTAATGATAAAAGAAAATGAATCTTTGTCTTTTTATACTTATACAAAAACCGGTGGGCCAGCTGATATTTTAGTTTTTCCAAAAACAGCAGAAGAAGTTAAAGATGTTGTGATGTGGGTGAAAGAAGAAGACTTGCCGTTAACGGTTATAGGCAAGGCCAGTAATCTAATCGTTAAAGACGGTGGAATAAATGGCGTTGTTATGATATTGACAGAAATGAAACAAATTAAAGTTGAAAATAAAAAAATGAGTGTTCAGAGTGGAGCACGTTTGATTGATGCATCTTATGCAGCTTATGAAAGCGAATTGACCGGATTGGAATTTGCATGTGGGATCCCTGGAAGTATCGGAGGAGCCGTTTATATGAATGCAGGCGCTTATGATGGCGAAGTGAGTGAAATCATTGAATCGGTCACTGTATTGACACGTGAAGGTGAATTAAAAACATTTGATAACCAAGATTTAGAATTTAGTTACCGCCATAGCCGAATACAAGAAATTCAAGACATCGTCTTAGAAGTTGTTTTCCAATTGAAAAAAGGACATTCTGCGGATATAAAGGAAAGAATGGATGAATTGACTCTTTTAAGGGAATCAAAGCAGCCTTTAGAATACCCTTCATGTGGCAGTGTTTTCAAACGACCAACAGGTTATTTTACTGGGAAATTGATTCAAGAAGCTGGATTACAAGGGAAGATATGGGGTGGAGCTCAAGTTTCGATGAAGCATGCAGGATTTATTGTAAACATTAATCATGCAACAGCGACAGACTACATCGAATTGATCCACCATATCCAAACGGTTATTTTTGAAAAGAATAGCGTTAGGTTAGAAGCTGAAGTAAGAATTATCGGAGAAGAGCGATTCGTACAAAAAACAACTTAA
- a CDS encoding helix-turn-helix domain-containing protein, with product MEIGNQIKNLRIQKNLTQEELAERTNVSKGYISQVERDLSVPSMEVFFDILEVLGCSPKDFFDEKQEEQRVVYTKDEMTIYEDNERGYEIKWLVPESNENEMEPIFLKLTEKGQFKEFSPSLAETFGYVLEGEICIEIGLKRYFAKKGESIYFHATQSHRIINQYSGESLLLVVVTDSYL from the coding sequence ATGGAAATTGGGAATCAAATTAAAAATTTAAGAATTCAAAAAAATTTGACGCAAGAAGAATTAGCAGAACGGACAAATGTAAGTAAAGGCTATATTTCTCAAGTCGAAAGAGATTTAAGTGTTCCATCAATGGAAGTCTTTTTTGATATTTTGGAAGTTTTAGGATGCAGTCCAAAAGACTTTTTTGATGAAAAGCAAGAAGAACAGCGCGTCGTTTACACAAAAGATGAGATGACTATCTATGAAGACAACGAAAGAGGATATGAGATCAAATGGCTTGTTCCTGAATCCAATGAGAATGAAATGGAACCTATTTTCCTGAAATTGACCGAGAAAGGCCAATTTAAAGAATTTAGTCCTTCGTTAGCTGAAACCTTTGGTTATGTATTAGAAGGAGAAATTTGTATCGAGATAGGTCTGAAACGGTATTTTGCTAAAAAGGGAGAATCCATTTATTTTCATGCTACACAAAGTCATCGTATTATTAATCAGTATAGCGGTGAGAGTTTATTATTAGTAGTAGTGACCGATTCATACCTTTGA